ACAGTCTCAAATTTTATTGTCCCTAGtaaaactcttttttttttagtaggtaagtattatgaTTAGTTTTTTCTTATTGAATCGAAATCTAATTTTGGTGTTTttgtttaaggaaaaatatatatatacctaactAATAAAAATCCTATCCTGCATAAATATTCAGATTTCTGAGaaattttagtaacaaattaccaaaaaacCTCTTTTCTTATAAGTTTAACCACGGAAAACGAATCATTATATACACCTGTGATTATGCAAGTTTGTTGGCTTCATATGTTTTAACACTAGAGGACTCAAGCGATTTTCTAGGAGCCCGGATGGCATTATTAGTAGGAAGGTTTGCAATATCAGAGCGCTttcacaaaagttttttttgacTTCATATTTGTTACACTCTTAtaagaaacattatttataaaaggtCAAagcacataaattaaaaatataggtaatgtttttttacaagaTCGCTTTCGGTTtgacactattttattttttgtgacaacttttataataatcCCAACCCGTATTCAcatcattaaataattaacgGCCTATCTCTTGATAgataacataggtacttaaacacGCAATCATACACGCACTGAAAACTGATCACAGTGGGCGTTACCGTATAATATTACACCACACGACACAACTTTTATCCAGACAGACTTCAGTACCACGAAAACCATGGCCGGGTTCACTTACATCATACTGTTACTTAGTTTATACACCACATTTGCCAAAGATTGTATCATTAACCGGGTGCCTGAACAAATGGCTTTCGAAAAACAACTCCGAAAAGACTTGAAATGTGGCTACCACGTTTTCGACCCACCTTTTGGAAACAACACAACATCAGATATCAATGTCAGATTCATCATGAAGCGATTCTCTTTCAACAGTGATGAAGAAATATTCTCCATGCAAAGCTGGATGTTTATATCATGGATCGACGAGCGACTGAAATGGGACCCTGAGAAATACTACGGGACAACGGAAACTGAGTTGACCTCTATGTCTCTTTGGACTCCTGGCTTCAGACTCTTCAACAGCGCCGATTCCAATGACTTTGACCGCTACTACTATGTTTGGTGTCGTGTAAGGAATACTGGTCTCGTTAGCTGTGTGCCCAAGATTACTCACGAAGCGTTGTGTAGCGTCAAGCTGACCAATTGGCCTTATGATCAGCAGGAGTGCAAACTTGAATTTGGACCCTGGTCTTCGAAATGGTCTAAATTCAGCATGAACTTTACTTCGCGTGCTATTACCATGCTGGGGGCTGAGTATGGGGCGGAGTGGTTCATATCTGACTATCGGCAGGAGGCGAATTTTAGTTCTGAGAAACAATTGACTATGTATTTCACGTTAGAGAGGGAAGCGACTGGATTGGCGGCCATTGTGGTGTACCCAGCTATCATTCTAACTGCACTATCTATTACTTGTTTGTTCTTGGATGTAAGACAGAACGTGAGATTGGCAATGATAAGTTTCAGTCTTTTCGGACATTATTACTTCTTGAGAGAAGTAATGGATAATCTGCCAAAGCATAGTTTGGATTCTCCTAACCTATTGTTTTATTATCGTGGCTCTCTTATTTTGACTATGTTCATAGTTCTCTTCACCTTTCTATTGGATGCCCTTTGCAAGGTAAAAGTAACAcctcaaaattattttctaactatTAACGATAGTGTATACGAGAgctttggaaaatatttaatcgtcCCTCAATGGAATGTAGATGatgataaaaacaaacaatttagtgAAGATTGGACCAAATTCGCTAACATTATTAATAGTGCTTTCaacgttattattatattgacttatataattttgtattgtgtGCTAATGCCTAAACCTATacctattaattattaattataaattttgttAGTCGTTTGATTTATTTGATGACGTTCAATgttacaacaaaaaatcttatagCTAGACCACATTAGACGTAAATCATTCTAAAATGTCAGATGCTGTTGAGGAATAAATGAATcagaatttgtttttataaggAGAATTCAAAATACACGCCAATGAATTGGCATTAATGCAGGAAAAATCCATTCACGGTAAAATGGTGAATTGTGTGTGAGCAGGCCTGCGAGTGCCCAGCTGATTTAAAGCCTGGTGATTATGAAATACACTATGTTGAAAACCATATCAAAAACTCGACTCAGCCATAAGTGACACAAtcacgcacaaacatacatatatacatgccttttttgaagtcggttagaaatagaaaacataggtacctacttattttatgtaactacaTAGTAGGTAACACATTTGTAATTGTCTCttgtcacaaaaaaatacaattccaACATTATTTCGTTATTTTGAACATTGTGACACCATGGAATGGACCACAATTTTCCGGAATTAGTCAGGGTACAATTTTTTCGTGCAACACACAGTAGATTAGGGTTATCACTTATTACATTCTTTACAAATGCAGATAGAAGCAAGGAAGTCGAACGTATTAGCCTGaatacggttttatttttacgtttaattaaaacgactgcctatcttctGAAAAGGTACAAGTTTGATGTGTGTGATGAGGGTCAATATTTGTGTCCATTACTGTCATAATCATATTTCCCCTCTATGTACATTACAGAAAATCGTGCTTAATTCtacaataaacaacatttaagGTTAAAAATTGAGACTCCAAAAATGCCTCCTTTTTTAGACGACATAGTACGTAGAAAAATCCGCCATTGCGGCACCCCTAGGGCCAACCCGTCACCGTTCCACCAGCAGACTGATAAACGAGCATAggaggaaaaaaaatacatttgttcCACCTTCGTTCGTCGTGACACCCCTTAAACTCACTCGCAGGCTACCGGCgatgttttgatgaaaaatacaCCGTGTtattgtgaagttttttttgcaCCTGGAAGCCCAATGTCCGTTTGTATGTAAACTGTGTGTTATGTGTAAATCACACCTAGTAGTAGTCTATAGTCATTGATCATTGCTTGAGGAGGTTGCATCTCGCGGtgcattgtataaaaaaaataaaaaaacaaaaaatatgataacaGTGGACCTTATTCATCTGGACTTAATTTTCGGGGCTTTTTGAAGGAAATTCACTTTGTTATGGGATCTTGTAAGTTTTCTGCGCACACTTATATGTGCTTCTTTGAGAGTCCGCTTCTAATTATCTCGTCCATAAGAGTGGGGCAAtccaattttttcacgttttttcCGCATCGAGAAAGAAGGACTTTATGTACCTCTTTTAGAGGATATCAATTTTTTGTAGAGCCCTCCCCCTTTTGGGGAGCCTTTTGATGTCATTGGAACCAACAAGATACACAAGTTTATTGCCCCTAATTTAAAACTGTGTCAAGCTGAATATCCTAAGCAttgatattatataaatactaatttattacctacttatacattCTATAATGACgttaggtataataaattattgaatcCGGTTTCTATAGGAATACTATTTGTCTGTTTTGAAGAATTTTAGCGCAGGACCTATGCATTTTCCTTGTAAAGTtgcatatttgaaaaatattaggtTCCTAACTTTAAAGTAGGGTGTCATAAAGAACTAAGTTGTAACATTAATGGATCTTTCCTTACTTTTATGACGCAGTTTAATTTCAGAGTAGACTTGAGAGTACcttgatacctacctaagtaccattttgtacctaatatatttCAGAGCTTCGATGGTTTGGTTATGCCTATACAAGGTACCTTGTCCATCTTTATTTGAATATGAGCGTTtcgatgtttatttttaaggaatTTTCCACAAAGCAATCGCTCCATGTAACAGTGGTACTCCGCTGCAAGCGGTCTGTTTGCAATTGAAAGCCatcatggttgggaaaaggctaggcagataataattataatattaaccgAGCAATGTTAATTATTGAATTGTCAAAACGAAGAATATGTCGATCCAAAATGTCTGATATCTTCTGTCATCATTCTGGCGCTGTACCTACGTTTTCAAAGCTTTTTCAAACATTCACTCAATATGGATTTCATCCCACAAAAAACCTAAACGctcccaaaaataataaataacttgcaATAACCAAAAAGCAAGAGCTGCCCTGAGCCAGTCGAAATTTTATGACAGGAAGTTGCGTCAATTTCCCGTTGCATTTCCGGTAGCCGCAGACCGGCAACAGTTTTCAATTATTCCGTTATCCCGGCCTACGTTGCCGGCTAAAACTGAAACTGTTTGATTAAACCTAGCGAAGTTAAATTGGCGTTTACATGTACCTTAATCTGTCGTTGTAACTATTagaatactagctggtgcccgcgacttcgtctgcgcaggtttagtatttcgaacaatatgtttacaaattgtagcctatgtgttattctgatgtataagctatattattgtaaagtttcattaaaatccattcagtagtttttgcgtgaaagagtaacaaacatccatacatccatacatacaaactttcgcgtttataatattagtaggattttgtATTTTCAGTATTCTCTAAGGTGGTTTACGTTGCCTCTATGCATATGAaagcagtaaaaaataaacagtaggtaTGTAGTCTACGATCAATCTaactaaaggctccgaaactactgaactgatttgaaaaaatctctcaatattggaaaactacactcttcccgggtaacataggctacattttatcccggtatgggcagtagttttCACGAGACGCGAGTGaagccgcgggaaaatggctaatATTAACTATGAAGAGGTAGAGTTTGTAGATAAGGGTCTGTGGATCTACAAACTGATTCAAAAGTCATTTTTCCAAAGGAAAGCtaaggtatatttttgtaagtgtCCCCAGAACAGTATACAATAAGCAAACATGctgccgaccccaaataaaaattgggataaggcagcaggatgatgatgatgatttgaaaGGGACCCTTTCCCTTCATACAGTTTATATAGCGCaacaaatagtttttaataaacaaacgattgaaacaaacacataaatgtttttgaaaaagatGAAAGTTTTTCGAATTCcttgacaaacaaaaataaaagttccgACGCGGATTGAAAGCGCCGAtacaattcttttatttttcgtaacccgtttttattaaaaactggtAGTTTTATGAAACTGTAGGCTTTTAGGGATCCATaagtttaaatgaaatataaaaagcacaagaccagtctaaccaagggtattaAGATTGGATTGCccatgtaactgggttgatgagatcagatagacagtcgctccttgtaaaacactggtactcagctgcattcggttagacagGAAGCGGACCGGAAAAGGCTTGGAAGACGATGatataaaaagcataaaaatctCAAAGAAACAGCATGATTTCCTACTAAGAAGGAAATTTTTATTTGCTCAAATGCGTTTCAGCGTAGATGACATCTATGCctctataataaataactttatggATTCACGCATTGGTGGTTGGTGGCAGGTTTTACTGTCACGCTGACCATCGGCACTGAGGACTGCGCGCACAGTTCGTCTGAACATCGTCTACCCTGATAGCTACGTGTCATTCAGAAATGCTTCCTagaatttcatatattttcgGCCATCAACGCTGATGGTCTACAGGCATAAGGTATGACAAGTAGGCACGAATGAATAAAATACGAAAATGATAATGGACACAGACCAGTTTTTACGGAACCCTTACGGTTAGCAAAAGTTCACGCCTGACCGACTCCCTGAATTGTGTATGAAATGTGTCAGTTTGTATCGCGGACAGGTCGTTTGAAAAACAACATCTTTTTTGCAAAAGTTTAGAAAACCGCAAAAAAGCCGGGTGGATTTGACCGAACGGAGCTTTGTGTTcgaaaagaaaaacttttttactgaataggtacctaagaaTACATAATTCAcaattagataaaaaatataggtacttaggtacatctCATATTAATAAGATTAAGGGAGTTCAAAAAGTATAGGTCaagaattcttttattttacattgacCACTTCTGAAGTACATCCtacatgaattaaataattcaaaagcaACCCTCTCACCAAAGATTTGTTTCTTAGACTACGATTATCCATTATGCCATTATCCTAGCAAAGATAGGGTCAAAAACACAGGCACCAAGGTTTAGCAACTGCAAAGATATCCTGGTGTGAACGTTAGTGCTCTAGTGAGTGACTCGAGAACAGATAAATCGCATTTGTGCCGCCTCTGACCGCTCCTTCGGCTACACTCAATTACGTTAGTTGACGGTACAAGTCATAAAAAACTTGGTAAACATTGTAGATAACTATTATATATATTGGGGACCTATTTATACCTaaggggctgcgggattgttccaaagagttacagcggccctggtacataaagggcttaagaaggaacattatgtaggtatggtTTTTCTCAGTCACAGccggaggggtcatttgatcatttcccataaaaaataacctaacctaactatGTAAATCTATAGGACTTTTAAAACACCACTTGATTTGAAGTTCTCAGTGTGAAAACctcggtaggtacctaccttcttAATGAGCAAAATACACTGAAACTATTACCTAAcacattttaaccgactttccaaaggAGGAGTCTGCGGTCACGTGACGTTTCGAGCCGGTATTGTATGACAGTACGGAGATAAAGTACTTAATAGGTATCAGTCCTCTAAAATCGCTTCCTCTTATAACTTAAGGCACAGTCTATGTTCAAACGAACGCGGCGAAATAGTTCACAATCCATTGCGGGCGAGTAGAGAAAACTCGTATAAATGAATTAAGATTTTAACTCCTCCGACGACCGGGCGAATTAGCCTTATTCTGTGCACTGCTcacaaaatagtttattttcagTTCAAAATTTCGTTAATGTTATAAAATCACGAGTTTGAGTTAGCGGCAAAGTTAGCAgcgtacaattttattttgatgtgcTAACTATTTTTGTGTTGTAATCGCAAAAGCAAAAGACATTTGAAATTAGGGAGACGTAAATTAAATCCAGTGTTTGGTATATACTACTACAATTTTAACTTCAAATTTTATCCGTGCCATGATAGGGTGGGACGTAAGGTTTAAATCAAATTCATTAATGTACCTTTcgtttaagtaatttattgttcAAAAATCACAATTCGACATAAGTCGCCATATTCGCCACTCCACATCTGTTTAGACCTCTTCTgattctgaaaagaaaaaaaaatgttattgtaggTCATAAGGTCAGTCTAACACGCGGTCAGAACATGGGTGGGGTGCTCTCTTTCAGAGAGAGGGTAGTCTCTGTCCAGTCGTGAAAGATTCAAATCCCATTATGATAGTGACGGAATGGGCAAAGTTTTTGCAAAGCTTTGAACTGTTACTCACGCCAACTATTAGTGTTGATAGTCTACTGCTGAGCCTACATCtatgtacttaataataataactttttctCAATAATACCTGATGTATCCATCCTCCCCCCAATTCTTCCCCCACCAGTTGAGAAGTATCCAGTAGTCAGGAGTGTAGCCCACAAGTAACATCGCATGGTTCAGCTGCCACGGTGAGCAGAACAGATCGTCGTATATACCGCTCCTGGTgagaaaatgtatatttaaggTCCAAGGTCTAAATCGGTCAAGAGTGTGGTATGGCGAGGTAAGACAAATACCGAAATCGTAATACCTAAGCCTATTTATTTTTCCCACGGCAGGACACAGGACTCTTCTACAGAGTAGGAAtgggcgttaatcaccacgtgcgCTCAAGGGCATTAGCGATTATAAACATTTCGCATTCAATTCTTTATTGACGAGAAATTATACAGAATGCCCCCCATTGTGCAAAACTTCTACTATTTTATCTAGGTCTATCAAAATATCTCAGCTGTACATCCCGATGTCAGAATGGCTGGTCCACTTTAAAAGCGGATAATTTTAAACCTGAGGCAGCTGAGGGGTGACCGGTGGTTCTAACGCTCACGACCAGTCAGCATCATTTTACCTAGCAGTAGACTACATAGTCTCACAATTTACCT
This genomic stretch from Helicoverpa armigera isolate CAAS_96S chromosome 26, ASM3070526v1, whole genome shotgun sequence harbors:
- the LOC110372401 gene encoding acetylcholine receptor subunit beta-like 1, producing the protein MAGFTYIILLLSLYTTFAKDCIINRVPEQMAFEKQLRKDLKCGYHVFDPPFGNNTTSDINVRFIMKRFSFNSDEEIFSMQSWMFISWIDERLKWDPEKYYGTTETELTSMSLWTPGFRLFNSADSNDFDRYYYVWCRVRNTGLVSCVPKITHEALCSVKLTNWPYDQQECKLEFGPWSSKWSKFSMNFTSRAITMLGAEYGAEWFISDYRQEANFSSEKQLTMYFTLEREATGLAAIVVYPAIILTALSITCLFLDVRQNVRLAMISFSLFGHYYFLREVMDNLPKHSLDSPNLLFYYRGSLILTMFIVLFTFLLDALCKVKVTPQNYFLTINDSVYESFGKYLIVPQWNVDDDKNKQFSEDWTKFANIINSAFNVIIILTYIILYCVLMPKPIPINY